In one Corallococcus sp. EGB genomic region, the following are encoded:
- a CDS encoding DUF6068 family protein — MRHPLFRAPFLLCSALLLGTGCESMKPRAVSPADGTTATEQPGASSEPEAAITDAGAPTTEATPATPSPWQRARVGDRVEYAFSAHRSRPGTDTGVGVAGHVALEVVAVQAPWAWLTVTFTDDQGRPLAHPRLSQPRVLPMRVEETQPWKEEHRGQRSTEQTTAAGRTWDARRFLDDRRPSDGPLQNRLYASEPGPLYLTHGLLDASTTLSGFGASGSQQLTLVSFRQGTDAAGSVPALDRPWGPGTWYDVRQDLSGTSSVRRVCLGAERGFVLRKELTGPTGDAPCADFQEAEARPLEEALLDAVSETLSQPQQWPPVPAGAAPARRETFTVGQHPVPALVVESPLGEGAERRVQVTTYAAEPWGAALNGLADEARFTPLADAVYRAPPKGKRVPEDGTALAGWGRWVVDGGR, encoded by the coding sequence ATGCGACACCCTCTCTTCCGCGCTCCCTTCCTGCTGTGCTCCGCGCTCCTCCTGGGCACGGGCTGCGAAAGCATGAAGCCCCGCGCCGTCTCCCCCGCCGACGGCACCACCGCCACCGAACAGCCCGGCGCTTCCTCCGAGCCTGAGGCCGCCATCACGGACGCTGGCGCTCCCACCACCGAAGCCACCCCCGCCACGCCCTCACCGTGGCAGCGCGCCCGCGTGGGCGACCGCGTGGAGTACGCCTTCTCCGCCCACCGGAGCCGCCCCGGCACGGACACCGGCGTGGGCGTGGCCGGTCATGTCGCGCTGGAGGTCGTCGCCGTGCAGGCGCCGTGGGCATGGCTCACCGTCACCTTCACGGATGATCAGGGCCGGCCCCTTGCCCACCCGCGCCTCTCCCAGCCTCGCGTGCTGCCCATGCGCGTGGAGGAGACACAGCCGTGGAAGGAGGAACACCGCGGCCAGCGCTCCACCGAACAGACCACCGCCGCCGGCCGCACCTGGGACGCACGCCGCTTCCTGGACGACCGCCGCCCCAGCGACGGCCCCCTCCAGAACCGCCTCTACGCCAGCGAGCCCGGGCCGCTGTACCTCACCCACGGCCTGCTCGACGCGAGCACCACGCTCTCCGGCTTCGGCGCCAGCGGCAGCCAGCAGCTCACGCTCGTGTCCTTCCGCCAGGGCACCGACGCCGCGGGCAGCGTGCCCGCGCTCGACCGGCCCTGGGGCCCGGGCACCTGGTACGACGTGCGCCAGGACCTCTCCGGCACGTCCTCCGTGCGCCGCGTCTGCCTGGGCGCGGAGCGCGGCTTCGTCCTGCGCAAGGAGCTGACCGGCCCCACCGGCGACGCGCCCTGCGCGGACTTCCAGGAGGCCGAGGCCCGGCCCCTCGAGGAGGCCCTGCTCGACGCCGTCAGCGAGACCCTCAGCCAGCCGCAGCAGTGGCCCCCCGTCCCCGCCGGCGCCGCGCCGGCGCGCCGGGAGACGTTCACCGTCGGCCAGCACCCCGTCCCCGCCCTCGTCGTCGAATCGCCCTTGGGTGAAGGCGCCGAGCGCCGCGTGCAGGTCACCACCTACGCCGCCGAGCCGTGGGGCGCCGCGCTGAACGGGCTCGCGGACGAGGCCCGCTTCACGCCCCTCGCCGACGCCGTCTACCGCGCCCCGCCCAAGGGCAAGCGCGTGCCCGAGGACGGGACCGCGCTCGCCGGCTGGGGCAGGTGGGTCGTGGACGGCGGCCGGTAG
- a CDS encoding DUF6068 family protein yields the protein MRAVPVRGLTGALFRIEGGSTATTLRWAFAAGQHWLARRTFRDDSPGDGPTQHRLYATTPGPLYLTHGLLEVSFSAVGPSMSAAHDVALVSFQRGSGTTGGTPPAMDNPWGPGTWYETQETTDRGVQVNRVCLGAEQGYLLRKVWSRPRGENRCEDFQGAEVLSLEDALIDLVNNSVYIPAWPPRDYGAPLPRQVHVYVRQEPVAAYFDEVPEYSLGAPWMQSTSDSTDLWNPVLRGLPMEARFDPLSKGVYLETASGVRQYRSDSRLTRWGTWLESAPELSTSAR from the coding sequence TTGCGCGCTGTTCCGGTGCGAGGACTGACGGGTGCGCTATTTCGAATCGAGGGTGGCAGCACCGCCACGACCCTCCGCTGGGCCTTCGCGGCCGGGCAGCACTGGCTGGCCCGGCGGACCTTCCGAGACGACTCCCCGGGGGACGGCCCCACGCAGCACCGGCTCTACGCCACGACGCCCGGGCCGCTCTACCTCACCCATGGGCTGCTCGAGGTCTCCTTCAGCGCTGTCGGCCCCTCCATGTCCGCCGCACACGACGTCGCGCTCGTGTCATTCCAGCGAGGTTCAGGCACCACCGGCGGAACCCCGCCCGCCATGGACAACCCCTGGGGACCCGGTACCTGGTACGAGACGCAGGAGACCACCGACAGAGGCGTCCAGGTGAACCGCGTCTGTCTGGGCGCGGAACAGGGCTACCTGCTGCGCAAGGTCTGGAGCCGGCCGCGAGGTGAGAACCGGTGCGAGGACTTCCAGGGCGCGGAGGTGCTTTCCCTGGAGGATGCGTTGATCGACCTCGTCAACAACTCCGTCTACATCCCCGCCTGGCCTCCCCGAGACTACGGTGCCCCGCTCCCCAGGCAGGTCCATGTCTATGTGAGACAGGAGCCCGTGGCGGCGTACTTCGATGAAGTCCCTGAATACAGTCTGGGGGCACCCTGGATGCAGTCCACGAGCGACTCCACGGACCTGTGGAACCCCGTGCTCCGGGGGCTCCCCATGGAGGCGCGGTTCGACCCGCTGTCGAAAGGCGTGTACCTGGAGACCGCGTCCGGTGTGCGTCAGTACCGGTCAGACAGCCGGCTCACCCGCTGGGGCACGTGGCTGGAGTCCGCCCCCGAGCTGTCGACCAGCGCACGTTGA
- a CDS encoding TIGR02269 family lipoprotein yields MLREAFFRGDLCWLFIGLLWSCASTSSAPAFSPEVVWAEAGSGHECEDGDGDQCFAPLCVDGACALFRCED; encoded by the coding sequence ATGCTTCGCGAAGCGTTCTTCCGGGGGGACCTGTGCTGGCTGTTCATAGGGCTGCTCTGGAGCTGTGCGTCGACGTCATCCGCCCCGGCTTTCTCGCCGGAGGTCGTCTGGGCGGAGGCGGGCAGCGGACATGAGTGCGAGGACGGTGATGGGGACCAGTGCTTCGCGCCCCTGTGCGTGGACGGAGCTTGCGCGCTGTTCCGGTGCGAGGACTGA
- a CDS encoding amidohydrolase, with protein sequence MRGRLGWMLGALVLCAGAGCSRRVPEGAPTEQAVAGAPTVYVARRIRTLDAAKPEAQALAVRDGKVLAVGTREEALAAAGPTARVVELGDATVVPGLTDAHGHLAGLGQALSGVRLEGTTSLDEVRQRLERAPATAYQGDWLVGQGWDQNDWATPRFPTLADMGESLKATPVVLWRIDGHALWLNGEALKRANITRDTKAPEGGTIVRLPDGAPSGVLIDNAMDLALKALPAPTKEQHASRMRAALEHCARVGLTGVHDAGMDLRTFRLFQAWDQAGTLSLRVYAMADGQTDDRVQYLKDGPFQGKLLTMRAVKLTLDGALGSRGAALGAAYSDEPGHRGLLLLSPEEYASRVHAFVGRGFQVATHAIGDRANTLLLDTLTRELGDPKTKDARPRVEHAQIMTAEDIRRLGANGFIASVQPTHATSDMPWAEKRVGSERIQNAYAWQKLKGAGAVLALGSDFPVERPDVLAGLYAARTRQDASGQPPGGWHPDQRLSGEEALEGFTVGAAYASFAEGQRGRLKPGMDADFVALSVDPVDAPPADLLTGQVRLTVVAGREVFRADAK encoded by the coding sequence ATGCGAGGACGTCTCGGTTGGATGCTGGGAGCGCTGGTGCTGTGTGCGGGCGCGGGCTGCTCGCGGCGCGTGCCGGAGGGAGCGCCCACGGAGCAGGCGGTCGCGGGCGCGCCCACGGTGTACGTGGCCCGACGCATCCGCACGCTGGACGCGGCGAAGCCGGAGGCCCAGGCGCTGGCCGTGCGCGACGGCAAGGTGCTGGCCGTGGGCACGCGCGAGGAGGCGCTCGCCGCGGCGGGCCCCACCGCGCGCGTGGTGGAATTGGGCGATGCCACGGTGGTGCCCGGCCTCACGGATGCGCACGGGCACCTGGCGGGGCTGGGCCAGGCGCTCTCCGGCGTGCGGCTGGAGGGCACCACGTCACTGGACGAGGTGCGCCAGCGGCTGGAGAGGGCTCCCGCCACCGCGTACCAGGGCGACTGGCTGGTGGGGCAGGGCTGGGACCAGAACGACTGGGCCACGCCGCGCTTCCCCACGCTCGCCGACATGGGCGAGTCCCTGAAGGCCACGCCCGTGGTGCTGTGGCGCATCGACGGCCACGCGCTGTGGCTCAACGGTGAGGCGCTCAAGCGCGCGAACATCACCCGCGACACGAAGGCCCCCGAGGGCGGCACCATCGTGCGGCTGCCGGACGGCGCCCCCAGCGGCGTGCTCATCGACAACGCCATGGACCTGGCGCTGAAGGCATTGCCTGCGCCGACGAAGGAGCAGCACGCGTCGCGCATGCGCGCCGCGCTGGAGCACTGCGCGCGCGTGGGCCTCACCGGCGTGCACGACGCGGGCATGGACCTGCGGACGTTCCGCCTGTTCCAGGCGTGGGACCAGGCGGGCACCCTGTCCCTGCGCGTCTACGCCATGGCGGATGGGCAGACGGATGACCGCGTGCAGTACCTGAAGGACGGCCCGTTCCAGGGGAAGCTCCTGACGATGCGCGCGGTGAAGCTCACGCTGGACGGCGCGCTGGGCAGCCGGGGCGCGGCGCTGGGCGCGGCCTACAGCGACGAGCCCGGCCACCGCGGCCTGCTGCTCCTGTCGCCTGAGGAGTACGCCTCGCGCGTGCACGCCTTCGTGGGCCGCGGCTTCCAGGTGGCGACGCATGCGATTGGCGACCGCGCCAACACGCTGCTGTTGGACACGCTGACGCGGGAGCTGGGGGACCCGAAGACGAAGGACGCGCGCCCTCGCGTGGAGCACGCGCAGATCATGACGGCGGAGGACATCCGGCGCCTGGGCGCCAACGGCTTCATCGCGAGCGTGCAGCCCACGCACGCCACCAGCGACATGCCCTGGGCGGAGAAGCGCGTGGGCTCGGAGCGCATCCAGAACGCCTACGCGTGGCAGAAGCTGAAGGGCGCGGGCGCCGTGCTGGCGCTGGGCAGCGACTTCCCGGTGGAGCGGCCGGACGTGCTCGCGGGATTGTACGCGGCGCGCACGCGGCAGGATGCCAGTGGTCAGCCGCCGGGCGGGTGGCACCCGGACCAGCGCCTGAGCGGTGAGGAGGCGCTGGAGGGCTTCACGGTGGGCGCGGCCTACGCGTCCTTCGCGGAAGGCCAGCGCGGCCGGCTGAAGCCCGGCATGGATGCGGACTTCGTCGCGCTGTCGGTGGACCCCGTGGACGCGCCCCCGGCGGACCTGCTCACCGGGCAGGTCCGGCTGACGGTGGTCGCGGGCCGCGAGGTGTTCCGCGCGGACGCGAAGTAG
- a CDS encoding AraC family transcriptional regulator, whose amino-acid sequence MRRTKQGDGFWVAPEVPGVELHQATYTRWTFPKHSHDALSLCAYDAGAESLHLQGQRVVASVGSFLVVPPGEMHEGREADSSVGWAYRILYVPPSLLIRAAEETGAPPGTLPGFASPVLQDAALMERFTATFDALKDGGVSHLEREERLLGLLVALLRRHAGLPQRRRATACARGVKRARELLEAHPTRNLSLEMLARVADLSPWHLVRAFHRQFGQTPQVFQRALRLRLAQELLGGPLPMAEVALAAGFTDQSHLIKHFGRTLGVTPGEYRAAVYAGRGPRKHVQSGAPVRP is encoded by the coding sequence ATGCGACGCACGAAGCAAGGGGACGGCTTCTGGGTGGCGCCCGAGGTCCCGGGCGTGGAGCTCCATCAGGCGACGTACACCCGGTGGACCTTTCCCAAGCACTCGCACGACGCCCTCTCGCTGTGTGCCTATGACGCGGGCGCGGAGTCGCTGCACCTGCAGGGGCAGCGGGTGGTGGCCTCGGTGGGCAGCTTCCTGGTCGTGCCTCCTGGAGAGATGCACGAGGGCCGCGAGGCGGACTCGAGCGTCGGGTGGGCGTACCGGATCCTCTACGTCCCGCCCTCGCTGCTCATCCGCGCGGCGGAGGAGACCGGGGCGCCTCCGGGCACCCTGCCCGGCTTCGCGTCTCCCGTGCTCCAGGACGCGGCCCTGATGGAGCGCTTCACCGCCACCTTCGACGCGCTGAAGGACGGCGGCGTCTCCCACCTGGAGCGAGAGGAGCGGCTCCTGGGGTTGCTGGTGGCGCTGCTGCGGCGGCACGCGGGTCTGCCCCAACGGCGGCGGGCGACCGCGTGCGCGCGGGGCGTGAAGCGGGCGCGCGAGTTGCTGGAGGCACACCCCACGCGCAACCTCTCCCTGGAGATGCTCGCGCGCGTCGCGGACCTCAGCCCGTGGCACCTGGTGCGCGCGTTCCACCGTCAGTTCGGCCAGACGCCGCAGGTGTTCCAGCGGGCCCTGCGGCTGCGGCTCGCGCAGGAGTTGCTGGGGGGGCCGCTGCCCATGGCGGAGGTGGCGCTCGCGGCCGGCTTCACGGACCAGAGCCACCTCATCAAGCACTTCGGCCGCACCCTCGGCGTCACGCCCGGCGAGTACCGCGCCGCCGTGTACGCGGGGCGTGGACCGCGCAAGCACGTACAATCCGGCGCGCCCGTGCGTCCGTAG
- a CDS encoding HAD family hydrolase produces the protein MEQRVSTVTPRGICFDLDGTLVDSLPDIIDSFLHGFTHHGLPAPPVAEVRALIGQPLEDMYTRFAPEHATSLCVTYREHYPLNFHRRSRPFPGVERVLRTLRERGYLLAVATTKRGDMARRFVDAMGLGGLLHHVQGTDGFPHKPAPDVIHHALKALGTGGLWMVGDTTLDLRAGQAAGLKTYAVTWGTHPREELATATPDELQPDLERLLHHLPPLV, from the coding sequence ATGGAGCAGCGGGTGAGCACCGTCACCCCTCGCGGCATCTGTTTCGACCTGGACGGCACGTTGGTGGACTCGCTGCCGGACATCATCGACAGCTTCCTCCACGGCTTCACCCACCACGGCCTTCCGGCGCCTCCCGTCGCGGAGGTGCGCGCGCTCATCGGCCAGCCGCTGGAGGACATGTACACGCGCTTCGCGCCGGAGCACGCCACCTCGCTCTGCGTGACCTACCGCGAGCACTACCCGCTCAACTTCCACCGGCGCTCCCGGCCCTTCCCCGGCGTGGAGCGCGTCCTGCGCACGCTGCGCGAGCGGGGCTACCTGCTCGCCGTCGCCACCACCAAGCGCGGCGACATGGCGCGGCGCTTCGTGGACGCGATGGGACTGGGCGGCCTGCTGCACCACGTGCAGGGCACGGACGGCTTTCCGCACAAGCCCGCGCCGGACGTCATCCACCATGCCTTGAAGGCGCTGGGCACCGGCGGCCTGTGGATGGTGGGCGACACCACGCTGGACCTGCGCGCGGGCCAGGCCGCGGGCCTCAAGACCTACGCCGTCACCTGGGGCACGCACCCTCGCGAGGAGCTGGCCACCGCCACGCCGGACGAGCTCCAGCCGGACCTGGAGCGGCTGCTGCACCACCTGCCGCCGCTCGTCTGA
- a CDS encoding NAD(P)/FAD-dependent oxidoreductase has translation MGADEKSKELCVEAPPPRKRVLILGGGFAGMYAALHLERRLGKRDDVEVTLVSRDNYFLFTPMLHEVAASDLNATAIVISLRKLLPHLTFVEGDVSGLDLKAKKVTVAHGGLDGHTHMLDSDYVVLAMGSETNFFGKSGPRDYALTMKTLGDAMLLRNCLIDRLEEADADCVTAGARDAIVTFVVVGGGFAGVETAGAINDFIHGALPFYSNIQHANVRVMLVHGGKEVLPELGEDLGAYTRKKLIENGVEVRTGIHVKDVTEAGVELPDGTVVPTKTVVWTAGVTPPSLLEDLPCEKEHGRLKVNERMEVPGFPGVWALGDCASVPDITNGGKPCPPTAQHALRQGVTVARNVCAALKGQRGKAFRYRMLGQLAAIGQRSGVARILGLKFSGTFAWVLWRTIYLLKLPRLETKVRVAMGWTLDLLFHKDVVQVISPRELDQLTLPALPLDSRQQVRQVRSLQPQAQH, from the coding sequence ATGGGGGCGGACGAGAAGTCGAAAGAGCTCTGCGTGGAGGCGCCGCCGCCGCGCAAGCGGGTGCTCATCCTGGGGGGCGGCTTCGCCGGCATGTACGCGGCGCTGCACCTGGAGCGGCGGTTGGGGAAGCGGGACGACGTGGAGGTGACGCTCGTCAGCCGCGACAACTACTTCCTCTTCACCCCCATGCTCCACGAGGTGGCGGCGAGCGACCTGAACGCGACGGCCATCGTCATCTCGCTGCGCAAGCTGCTGCCCCACCTGACGTTCGTGGAGGGCGACGTCAGCGGGTTGGACCTGAAGGCGAAGAAGGTCACGGTGGCGCACGGCGGGCTGGACGGGCACACCCACATGCTGGACTCCGACTACGTGGTGCTGGCCATGGGCTCGGAGACGAACTTCTTCGGCAAGTCCGGCCCGCGCGACTACGCGCTGACCATGAAGACGCTGGGCGACGCGATGCTCCTGCGCAACTGCCTCATCGACCGGCTGGAGGAGGCGGACGCGGACTGCGTGACGGCGGGCGCGCGCGACGCCATCGTCACCTTCGTGGTGGTGGGCGGCGGCTTCGCGGGGGTGGAGACGGCGGGCGCCATCAACGACTTCATCCACGGCGCCCTGCCCTTCTATTCCAACATCCAGCACGCGAACGTGCGCGTGATGCTGGTGCACGGCGGCAAGGAGGTGCTGCCGGAGCTGGGCGAGGACCTGGGCGCGTACACGCGCAAGAAGCTCATCGAGAACGGCGTGGAGGTGCGCACCGGCATCCACGTGAAGGACGTGACCGAGGCGGGCGTGGAGCTGCCGGACGGCACGGTGGTGCCCACCAAGACGGTGGTGTGGACCGCGGGCGTCACGCCTCCGTCCCTGCTGGAGGACCTCCCGTGCGAGAAGGAGCACGGCCGGCTCAAGGTGAACGAGCGCATGGAGGTGCCCGGCTTCCCCGGCGTGTGGGCGCTGGGCGATTGCGCGTCGGTGCCGGACATCACCAACGGCGGGAAGCCCTGCCCCCCCACCGCGCAGCACGCGCTTCGCCAGGGCGTGACGGTGGCGCGCAACGTGTGCGCGGCGCTGAAGGGACAGCGGGGCAAGGCCTTCCGCTACCGGATGCTGGGGCAGCTGGCGGCCATTGGCCAGCGCTCGGGCGTGGCGCGCATCCTGGGGCTGAAGTTCTCCGGCACCTTCGCGTGGGTGCTCTGGCGCACCATCTACCTGCTCAAGCTGCCGAGGCTGGAGACGAAGGTGCGCGTGGCCATGGGCTGGACGCTGGACCTGCTCTTCCACAAGGACGTGGTGCAGGTCATCAGCCCGCGGGAGTTGGATCAGCTCACGCTGCCGGCCCTGCCGCTCGACAGCCGCCAGCAGGTGCGCCAGGTGCGGTCGCTCCAACCGCAAGCCCAGCACTGA
- a CDS encoding rhomboid family intramembrane serine protease, with protein sequence MIPISDDNPTLRTPVMTYLLLAALGLAWVFLQGAGFNVEALATSICELGLVPGELTGRAPLGQAVPLGDGLACVVDDEPINRLTPLTSMFLHGSWGHLLGNVLFFWVFGNNIEDSMGRLRFLVFYLVCGLVAAATHVAVDPTSPVPTVGASGAIAGVLGAYLVLYPRVRVNMLFIIFILIRVIPIPAWAVLMWWFVLQVITGLPQLMTLRPDVSGGVAVWAHIGGFVAGMVLIKLFENPRYTSQRTTWRHRMHPDHP encoded by the coding sequence ATGATTCCCATCAGTGACGACAACCCGACCCTGCGCACCCCGGTGATGACGTACCTGCTGCTCGCGGCCCTGGGGCTCGCCTGGGTGTTCCTCCAGGGCGCGGGCTTCAACGTGGAGGCGCTGGCCACCAGCATCTGCGAGCTGGGCCTGGTGCCCGGGGAGCTCACCGGGCGCGCGCCCCTGGGACAGGCGGTGCCGCTGGGGGACGGGCTCGCGTGCGTCGTGGACGACGAGCCCATCAACCGCCTCACCCCGCTCACGTCCATGTTCCTGCACGGCAGCTGGGGGCACCTGCTGGGCAACGTGCTGTTCTTCTGGGTCTTCGGCAACAACATCGAGGACAGCATGGGGCGCCTGCGCTTCCTCGTCTTCTACCTGGTGTGCGGGCTGGTGGCGGCGGCGACGCACGTGGCGGTGGACCCCACGTCGCCGGTGCCCACGGTGGGCGCGTCCGGCGCCATCGCGGGCGTGCTGGGCGCGTACCTGGTGCTCTACCCGCGCGTGCGGGTGAACATGCTGTTCATCATCTTCATCCTCATCCGCGTCATCCCCATCCCCGCGTGGGCCGTGCTGATGTGGTGGTTCGTGCTCCAGGTCATCACCGGACTGCCGCAGTTGATGACGCTGCGGCCGGACGTGTCCGGCGGCGTCGCCGTCTGGGCGCACATCGGCGGGTTCGTGGCGGGCATGGTGTTGATCAAGCTCTTCGAGAACCCCCGCTACACCTCCCAGCGCACGACGTGGCGGCACCGCATGCACCCGGACCACCCCTGA
- the rnz gene encoding ribonuclease Z translates to MSLLRLTFLGTSAAQPTLHRGLSGLAVKADADLLLFDCGEGSQRQMVRFGTGFTVDAAFFTHFHADHYLGIIGFLRTLGMMGRTAPMHLYGPPPARRLLHQAVHLGLESLAFPVEIHELKDGDVVRRNGYAVQAVGVDHRIHALGYVLAEDGRPGRFHLEKARALGVPEGPSFGKLQKGEAITLPDGRVVKPEDVLGEARSGRRLVLSGDTRPCPALVQAARDADLLVHESTFSDDEQERAVETRHSTAREAAQVARDAGAKRLILTHLSSRHDTDPGRLLAQAREAFKGPVEVAFDGLTVELPLRD, encoded by the coding sequence ATGTCGCTCTTGAGGCTCACCTTCCTCGGCACCTCCGCCGCGCAGCCCACCCTGCATCGGGGCCTGTCCGGCCTGGCGGTGAAGGCGGACGCGGACCTGCTCCTGTTCGACTGCGGCGAGGGCAGCCAGCGGCAGATGGTGCGCTTCGGCACGGGCTTCACCGTGGACGCGGCGTTCTTCACGCACTTCCATGCCGACCACTACCTGGGGATCATCGGCTTCCTGCGCACGCTGGGGATGATGGGCCGCACCGCGCCCATGCACCTGTACGGGCCGCCCCCGGCGCGCAGGCTCCTGCACCAGGCCGTGCACCTGGGGCTGGAGTCACTGGCCTTCCCGGTGGAGATCCACGAGCTGAAGGACGGGGACGTGGTGCGCCGCAACGGCTACGCCGTGCAGGCGGTGGGCGTGGACCACCGCATCCACGCGCTGGGCTACGTGCTGGCGGAGGACGGCCGCCCGGGGCGCTTCCACCTGGAGAAGGCGCGGGCGCTGGGCGTGCCGGAGGGGCCCTCCTTCGGGAAATTGCAGAAGGGCGAGGCCATCACCCTGCCGGACGGGCGCGTGGTGAAGCCGGAGGACGTGCTGGGAGAGGCCCGGTCCGGGCGGCGGCTGGTGCTTTCCGGCGACACGCGGCCCTGCCCGGCGCTGGTGCAGGCGGCGAGGGACGCGGACCTGCTGGTGCACGAGTCCACCTTCTCCGACGACGAGCAGGAGCGCGCCGTGGAGACGCGGCACTCCACCGCGCGCGAGGCGGCCCAGGTGGCGCGGGACGCGGGGGCGAAGCGGCTCATCCTCACCCACCTGTCCAGCCGCCACGACACCGACCCCGGACGGCTGCTCGCGCAGGCGCGCGAGGCGTTCAAGGGGCCGGTGGAGGTGGCCTTCGACGGCCTCACCGTGGAGCTGCCGCTGCGCGACTGA